The following are from one region of the Sardina pilchardus chromosome 4, fSarPil1.1, whole genome shotgun sequence genome:
- the LOC134079192 gene encoding granzyme B(G,H)-like: MLLFLLLSHLSFSGGVQSGIFGGRKAKPHSRPYMASLQTRGHHGCGGVLIREDYVLTAAHCLNNSDRLDNVLLGANNISKQEKSQQRIGISEFIPHPKYPKKPLPNTDPRTREHDIMLLKLKTKATQNKFVKVLELPKTYGKISAGAKCEVAGWGKRVLGREAESFLYEAEVMLDKAVNCEKKWQQYYNQDQMTCSVPDGRGGFCQGDSGGPLICGKGKTKILYGVTAYTGAPCDNPEYPEVYTRVPFFLPWIKDVIGVNDAL; encoded by the exons ATGCTGTTGTTTCTActtctctctcatctgtcaTTCTCAG GTGGCGTGCAGAGTGGCATCTTTGGGGGTCGTAAGGCCAAGCCCCACTCCAGACCCTACATGGCTTCACTGCAGACACGAGGACACCACGGGTGTGGCGGAGTGCTGATCAGAGAGGACTACGTGCTGACTGCTGCACACTGTCTTAATAACAG TGATCGCCTAGACAACGTACTTCTTGGCGCCAACAACATCAGTAAACAGGAGAAGAGCCAACAGCGTATCGGCATCTCTGAGTTCATCCCTCACCCAAAGTACCCCAAGAAACCACTTCCAAATACCGACCCCAGGACTCGTGAACACGATATCATGTTGCTGAAG CTGAAGACCAAGGCTACACAGAACAAGTTTGTGAAGGTGCTGGAGCTCCCTAAGACCTATGGGAAGATCTCTGCAGGGGCCAAGTGTGAGGTGGCCGGGTGGGGGAAGAGGGTCCTCGGGCGAGAGGCAGAGAGCTTCCTGTACGAGGCTGAAGTCATGCTGGACAAAGCAGTGAACTGTGAAAAGAAATGGCAGCAGTACTACAACCAGGACCAGATGACCTGCAGTGTCCCTGACGGCAGAGGAGGATTCTGTCAG GGTGATTCTGGAGGCCCTCTGATCTGTGGAAAGGGCAAGACTAAGATCCTGTACGGAGTCACAGCCTACACTGGAGCACCATGCGATAACCCAGAATACCCAGAAGTCTACACCAGAGTGCCCTTCTTCCTGCCCTGGATCAAAGACGTCATCGGTGTGAATGACGCACTGTAG